One Vespula pensylvanica isolate Volc-1 chromosome 3, ASM1446617v1, whole genome shotgun sequence DNA window includes the following coding sequences:
- the LOC122627532 gene encoding GRB10-interacting GYF protein 2-like isoform X2 has protein sequence MATSRTTLRPDLQALLDNFTNLKNVYLALKTFCNIQDELLQYEKAKSSKMEEEMKKMTKTFSSLEEQRKKSIEEIRKEKEELKTALLESRQECNHLRLVYVDRNIEDEQICRLQDELEVLKAELILQEERHKEEIVKLERQYIEELQKYKTLLESRQQYQSKKQKHPAIDNMSNQPSAIIKTKNRKKKEKPSFRQVHLVYNMSNDKTY, from the exons atGGCTACGAGTCGAACGACTTTACGTCCGGATTTACAGGCATTActcgataattttacaaatctaAAAAAC GTATACTTAGCGCTAAAAACGTTCTGCAATATTCAGGATGAGCTATTGCAATATGAGAAAGCTAAATCTTccaaaatggaagaagaaatgaaaaaaatgacaaagacATTTTCATCTTTGGAGGAACAACGTAAAAAATCTATAGAAGaaatacgaaaggaaaaagaagaattaaaaacgGCTTTGCTTGAATCCCGACAGGAATGCAATCATCTTCGACTCGTTTACGTCGATCGTAATATCGAAGATGAGCAAA tTTGTAGATTACAGGATGAGCTCGAAGTATTGAAAGCTGAATTGATATTACAAGAGGAAAGACacaaagaagaaattgttaaACTCGAAAGGCAGTATATAgaagaattacaaaaatacaaaacattATTGGAATCGAGACAACAG TAtcaaagtaaaaaacaaaagcatCCAGCGATCGACAACATGTCGAACCAACCATCGGCAATTATTAAAactaagaatagaaaaaaaaaagaaaaaccatcTTTCAGGCAAGTACAtttagtatataatatgtcaaatgataaaac ttattag
- the LOC122627530 gene encoding uncharacterized protein LOC122627530 isoform X2, with translation MPVESSIYWNSFDSHKTISGGSSNNSDRHYVDPWDLENYAYLRRYSVNVPTLRYQQDRRTCCQSEYWYNQSLREAQYSIPAFTQKLYCDSSCRKENNVYYYHHPIYEDEISNTASYSIYSPLSALTSCEMMENYSISDYDYRSLYANSQIRTDTDFRYPRNYSHRNIPNDNVRYFEKLQYNVEEYYMSTRMAPVEEKYMTDVIAPLNLDLNTYGHLKIDYTDSWNSLKRKISK, from the exons ATGCCGGTGGAATCTTCGATATATTGGAATTCATTCGATTCTCATAAGACGATTTCAGGTGGAAGTTCTAACAATAGTGATCGTCACTATGTTGATCCTTGGGATTTGGAAAATTATGCTTATCTTCGACGATATAGTGTTAATGTTCCGACACTGCGTTATCAACAGGATCGACGAACTTGTTGTCAATCTGAATATTG GTATAACCAATCATTAAGAGAAGCGCAATATAGTATACCAGCCTTTACGCAAAAATTATACTGCGACTCGTCCTGCAGAAAGGAGAACAAtgtctattattatcatcatcccATCTACGAAGATGAAATTTCGAATACTGCTTCGTATTCAATCTATTCACCTCTTTCTg cTTTAACATCTTGTGAAATGatggaaaattattcgatatcggATTATGATTATAGATCCTTGTACGCAAATTCACAAATACGCACGGATACAGATTTTAGATATCCAAGAAATTATTCTCATCGGAATATACCCAACGATAACGTACGATATTTTG AGAAATTGCAATATAATGTGGAAGAATATTATATGAGTACAAGAATGGCTCCAGTAGAAGAGAAGTATATGACGGATGTGATAGCACCACTAAATCTTGATTTGAATACATATGGACATCTTAAAATTGATTACACAGACAGTTGGAAttctctaaaaagaaaaattagcaAATGA
- the LOC122627532 gene encoding GRB10-interacting GYF protein 2-like isoform X1, with amino-acid sequence MATSRTTLRPDLQALLDNFTNLKNVYLALKTFCNIQDELLQYEKAKSSKMEEEMKKMTKTFSSLEEQRKKSIEEIRKEKEELKTALLESRQECNHLRLVYVDRNIEDEQICRLQDELEVLKAELILQEERHKEEIVKLERQYIEELQKYKTLLESRQQYQSKKQKHPAIDNMSNQPSAIIKTKNRKKKEKPSFRWPGLNISKMPKIIVTDIENEDDIDEDTSATTKRKKRLYYEDKDAIIDI; translated from the exons atGGCTACGAGTCGAACGACTTTACGTCCGGATTTACAGGCATTActcgataattttacaaatctaAAAAAC GTATACTTAGCGCTAAAAACGTTCTGCAATATTCAGGATGAGCTATTGCAATATGAGAAAGCTAAATCTTccaaaatggaagaagaaatgaaaaaaatgacaaagacATTTTCATCTTTGGAGGAACAACGTAAAAAATCTATAGAAGaaatacgaaaggaaaaagaagaattaaaaacgGCTTTGCTTGAATCCCGACAGGAATGCAATCATCTTCGACTCGTTTACGTCGATCGTAATATCGAAGATGAGCAAA tTTGTAGATTACAGGATGAGCTCGAAGTATTGAAAGCTGAATTGATATTACAAGAGGAAAGACacaaagaagaaattgttaaACTCGAAAGGCAGTATATAgaagaattacaaaaatacaaaacattATTGGAATCGAGACAACAG TAtcaaagtaaaaaacaaaagcatCCAGCGATCGACAACATGTCGAACCAACCATCGGCAATTATTAAAactaagaatagaaaaaaaaaagaaaaaccatcTTTCAG GTGGCCTggattaaatatatcaaaaatgccaaaaattattgttactgATATAGAGAACGAAGATGACATAGACGAAGATACATCGGCAACtaccaaaaggaaaaaaagactttattatgaagataaagatgcgataattgatatataa
- the LOC122627530 gene encoding nucleoside diphosphate-linked moiety X motif 8 isoform X1 encodes MRKAMEMAKLRILSRNLQLSALNFQRSLNKIDAVKLKSEDVLCEKNRKSCINKFKLVKTTNKYKDNVNQAAVLIPICMHKGELGILYTLRSSKLNSNRGQVSFPGGMYDKTDRDLEETALRETWEELKIPREKIDVWACGNLIDGKNINIMPVLGYIGEIDPEKLEKNPDEVEEAFIIYLNDFCNPSLCRFTQFRDSYTLPTYLGGKHRVWGLTAAITHIALSALLPEVYKHKLVHLKSIVPSKAKISKSSTVVGDQNN; translated from the exons ATGAGGAAAGCAATGGAAATGGCTAAGTTACGAATCTTGTCAAGAAATTTACAATTATCAGCTCTA AATTTCCAACGGAGTCTTAATAAGATTGACGCAGTCAAATTAAAGTCGGAAGATGTGCTCTGCGAAAAAAATCGGAAGTCTTGCATCAACAAATTCAAACTTGTTAAAACGACGAACAAATACAAAGATAATGTGAATCAAGCGGCCGTACTTATACCCATCTGCATGCATAAAGGCGAACTTGGAATTCTTTACACCTTGAGATCTTCAAAATTGAATTCAAATCGAGGACAAGTCTCTTTCCCGGGCGGAATGTACGATAAAACTGATCGTGACCTAGAAGAAACTGCGTTAAGAGAAACTTGGGAAGAGTTAAAAATACCTAGAGAAAAGATTGATGTATGGGCTTGTGGCAATTTAATCgatggaaaaaatataaacataatgcCGGTATTAGGCTACATAGGCGAAATAGATcctgaaaaattagaaaaaaatcccGATGAAGTCGAGGAAGCTTTCATTATATATCTAAACGATTTTTGTAATCCATCCTTATGTCGTTTTACACAATTTCGCGATAGCTACACGTTGCCTACTTATCTCGGTGGCAAACATCGTGTTTGGGGTCTTACCGCTGCTATTACTCATATAGCTTTATCTGCTTTGTTACCCGAAGTGTATAAACATAAGCTTGTTCATTTAAAATCTATAGTTCCATCAAAGGCAAAAATAAGTAAGAGTAGTACAGTCGTGGGCGatcaaaataattga